The Macrobrachium nipponense isolate FS-2020 chromosome 13, ASM1510439v2, whole genome shotgun sequence genome has a window encoding:
- the LOC135225828 gene encoding uncharacterized protein LOC135225828 isoform X2: MASSEKKTVVPQSLIAEESVKKVLETDKGSDVLLKSWKVVDFTKPGDNYTCFVTSVEVKFSKGNGEDCEVTYIVKLNAQRKMEGFPDMTPFLFTKEGKFYEQLVPVLNEALTAAGQKPLRFPRCFLVLLEEGKEQIYFEDLRARGFKMFDRRKGMSKDHCALVLAELARLHGASYLLRKKFLEGRPAAEKYDFLAQDFFNFFPKAEDLFLPMLESNVDTGIMMLEKVGGYEKAIEWLKPFKLEIGNVFSTGMQSERYSTICHGDCWNNNILFKYDDEGRPVDLMLVDLQMCREVSLACDLNYFLYTSVTGDVRRPNIDHFMSIYHSTYKGVLEAGGLPMYFNQEELLEEFRGKNKTGLVFALGLIPALLMEPDEVPELSDRDLDELMQELRMITLSKLKTHPLCKPRYLSIFDEFMETGLIS, translated from the exons TGGCATCCAGTGAAAAGAAGACTGTCGTACCACAGAGCCTGATAGCTGAAGAGAGCGTGAAGAAAGTCCTTGAGACGGACAAGGGAAGCGATGTCCTCTTGAAATCTTGGAAGGTTGTTGACTTCACCAAACCAGGAGACAACTATACCTGTTTCGTGACAAGCGTCGAAGTCAAGTTTTCTAAAGGGAATGGAGAAGATTGCGAAGTGACTTACATAGTGAAGCTCAATGCACAAAGGAAGATGGAAGGGTTCCCAGACATGACACCATTCCTGTTCACAAAGGAAGGGAAATTTTATGAACAACTTGTTCCCGTGTTGAACGAAGCACTAACTGCTGCAGGTCAAAAACCTCTACGCTTTCCCAGGTGTTTTCTTGTCCTACTGGAAGAAGGGAAAGAGCAGATTTATTTCGAAGACTTAAGAGCGAGAGGTTTCAAGATGTTTGACAGGAGGAAAGGCATGAGCAAGGACCACTGCGCTCTTGTTTTGGCAGAGCTTGCTAGACTGCATGGGGCATCTTACCTCCTCAGGAAGAAGTTTTTGGAAGGGAGGCCCGCTGCTGAGAAATATGACTTCCTTGCTCaggatttttttaacttttttcccaAAGCCGAAGACTTGTTCCTGCCAATGTTAGAATCTAATGTCGACACTGGTATCATGATGCTGGAAAAAGTCGGCGGCTACGAGAAGGCCATTGAATGGTTGAAACCCTTCAAGCTGGAGATAGGAAATGTTTTTTCTACTGGCATGCAAAGCGAGAGGTATAGCACCATATGCCATGGAGACTGCTGGAACAACAACATTCTATTTAA ATATGACGACGAAGGGCGTCCGGTAGATCTCATGCTGGTAGACCTCCAGATGTGCCGTGAGGTATCTCTCGCTTGTGACTTGAATTACTTCTTGTACACCAGCGTGACTGGGGATGTCAGGAGACCGAACATCGACCATTTCATGTCCATCTACCATTCGACTTACAAAGGGGTGCTGGAAGCGGGTGGCCTGCCGATGTACTTCAACCAAGAGGAGCTCTTGGAAGAATTCCGAGGCAAAAATAAGACTGGCTTAGTTTTTGCCTTGGGTCTCATTCCGGCTTTACTGATGGAGCCCGACGAAGTTCCAGAACTTTCTGATAGAGATTTGGATGAACTAATGCAAGAACTTAGGATGATAACTTTGAGTAAGCTCAAAACGCACCCTTTGTGTAAACCTCGTTATCTATCAATATTTGATGAGTTTATGGAAACTGGATTGATCTCTTAG